The following coding sequences lie in one Silurus meridionalis isolate SWU-2019-XX chromosome 19, ASM1480568v1, whole genome shotgun sequence genomic window:
- the si:ch211-220m17.5 gene encoding guanylin family protein, whose amino-acid sequence MKTIISIALLLTALCLVSEAVQVQDGAYSFSFDSVKVLQSLLDKSSVPMQQNPRLIKTSYGAVCGNPTLPQEFTELCHKSGSALVFSRLAAVPMDVCEICAYAACTGC is encoded by the exons ATGAAAACAATAATTTCAATCGCTCTTCTATTGACTGCTCTCTGCCTGGTCTCTGAGGCGGTCCAAGTCCAG GATGGAGCATATTCCTTCTCATTTGATTCGGTGAAGGTCCTTCAGAGCCTGTTGGACAAAAGCTCTGTCCCCATGCAGCAGAATCCTCGTCTAATCAAGACCAGTTATGGTGCTGTTTGTGGCAACCCAACTCTGCCCCAGGAGTTCACAGAGCTCTGCCATAAAAGTGGTTCTGCTCTGGTCTTCTCTAGGCTGG cTGCAGTGCCTATGGATGTGTGTGAAATCTGTGCTTACGCTGCCTGTACTGGTTGCTAG